TTTTTTTAATGAGACACGCAAAACCGGACCTTCCTCATGGAGGAAGGCTTTATTACGGACAAACAGATTATCCTCTTTCAAAGGAAGGCGAAACTCATGCCATGCAAATTGGAGAGA
This portion of the Synergistaceae bacterium genome encodes:
- a CDS encoding phosphoglycerate mutase family protein; amino-acid sequence: MTKGLNIFLMRHAKPDLPHGGRLYYGQTDYPLSKEGETHAMQIGE